A window from Bacteroidota bacterium encodes these proteins:
- a CDS encoding prolyl oligopeptidase family serine peptidase yields MLHATALVAQPATAPDTTAPDTTAPLTVAEIMQDPATWIGAWPTDVFWTDQGEAVYFRWNPRGSYEADSLFRFDGGAPEQATTEERRALPPRFGGWHADRLAYSPDFAHRVFARDGDLYRYALPMDGGDADRLTRLTATTARESDPRFTPDGTGIVFERDGNVFRMDRSSGTLAQLTDLRSGTAPSDREPSQQDAYLAEQQTRLFDVLREQDRRDTLAETASGREAAAQGLPMPYYYGGKRVSQLQLSPGGRYATFVLADPVEQTRTGMTDYVTVSGYAEEISARPKVGRPGAKPVLHIQDLTRDTTYAVDLTTLPGAFDAADYEREQGQETDSSRVLTPYGPFWSPDGAHAVVIARADDNKDRWIARLDAVTGGVTLLDRQRDEAWIAGPGIPWFGFENTVGWIPERDGSYARFWFQSEATGFSHLYDVDMTTGTVTQRTRGDFEVFDPQLTRDGRTWVFQSSEGSPHERHVYRVGVDGGVRTKLTSLRGRNDFALSPDGQTLALLYSAANYPPEVYIQELTRDGARAPVRVTDSPTEDWLSHGWRAPEIIEIPASDGALVPARIYRPEEFGAEPNGAAVLFVHGAGYLQNVHRWWSSYFREYMFHHLLAQRGYVVLDLDFRASAGYGRDWRTAIYRHMGGRDLQDYVDASRWLGLREGIPSERVAIYGGSYGGFIALMALFTEPEHFGGGAALRSVTDWAHYNHVYTSNILNTPAEDPVAFARSSPIEFADGLEDPLLMCHGLIDDNVQPQDIFRLSQRLIELGKEDWELAIYPVEPHGFTEPTSWTDEYRRILKLIEESVGPERGAEGEAAD; encoded by the coding sequence TTGCTTCACGCCACTGCGCTCGTGGCCCAACCCGCGACGGCACCGGACACGACAGCACCGGACACGACAGCACCGCTGACCGTCGCCGAGATCATGCAGGACCCGGCGACCTGGATCGGTGCATGGCCCACGGACGTGTTCTGGACCGACCAGGGCGAGGCGGTCTACTTCCGCTGGAACCCGAGAGGCAGCTACGAGGCGGACTCGCTCTTCCGCTTCGACGGCGGGGCGCCCGAGCAGGCCACGACGGAGGAGCGCCGCGCGCTGCCGCCTCGCTTCGGCGGCTGGCACGCCGACCGCCTCGCCTACAGCCCTGACTTCGCCCACCGCGTCTTCGCCCGCGACGGCGACCTCTACCGCTACGCTCTGCCGATGGACGGGGGCGACGCCGACCGGCTCACGCGCCTGACCGCGACGACCGCCCGCGAGTCCGACCCGCGCTTTACGCCCGACGGCACGGGCATCGTCTTCGAACGCGACGGCAACGTCTTCCGGATGGACCGATCGAGCGGCACGCTCGCGCAACTCACCGACCTCCGCAGCGGGACGGCACCGAGCGACCGCGAGCCCAGCCAGCAGGACGCCTATCTCGCCGAGCAGCAGACGCGCCTCTTCGATGTGCTCCGCGAGCAGGACCGCCGCGACACGCTCGCCGAGACCGCCTCGGGCCGCGAGGCCGCCGCGCAAGGCCTGCCGATGCCCTACTACTACGGCGGCAAGCGCGTCAGCCAGCTCCAACTCAGCCCCGGCGGGCGCTACGCCACGTTTGTCCTCGCCGACCCCGTCGAGCAGACGCGCACGGGCATGACCGACTACGTCACCGTGTCCGGCTACGCGGAGGAGATCAGCGCACGCCCGAAGGTGGGCCGCCCCGGCGCGAAGCCCGTGCTCCACATCCAGGACCTCACGCGCGACACGACCTATGCCGTCGACCTGACCACGCTGCCCGGTGCCTTCGACGCGGCTGACTACGAGCGGGAGCAAGGCCAGGAAACCGACTCCTCACGCGTGCTCACTCCCTATGGCCCGTTCTGGAGCCCTGACGGCGCGCACGCCGTCGTGATCGCCCGCGCAGACGACAACAAGGACCGCTGGATTGCCCGCCTCGACGCCGTAACGGGCGGCGTGACGCTGCTCGACCGGCAGCGCGACGAGGCGTGGATCGCCGGGCCGGGCATCCCATGGTTCGGCTTCGAGAACACCGTGGGCTGGATTCCCGAGCGAGACGGGAGCTACGCCCGCTTCTGGTTCCAGAGCGAGGCGACGGGCTTCAGCCACCTCTACGACGTGGACATGACAACGGGCACTGTGACCCAGCGTACCCGCGGCGACTTCGAGGTGTTCGACCCGCAGCTCACGCGCGACGGCCGGACGTGGGTCTTCCAGTCGAGCGAGGGGTCGCCGCACGAGCGGCACGTCTACCGGGTGGGCGTCGATGGCGGCGTGCGGACGAAGCTCACAAGCCTGCGCGGCCGCAACGACTTCGCGCTCAGCCCCGACGGCCAGACGCTCGCGCTGCTCTACTCCGCCGCGAACTACCCGCCCGAGGTCTACATCCAGGAACTCACCCGTGACGGTGCCCGCGCGCCTGTCCGCGTCACCGACTCGCCCACGGAGGACTGGCTGAGCCACGGCTGGCGCGCGCCCGAAATCATCGAGATCCCGGCGTCCGACGGCGCGCTCGTCCCCGCACGGATCTACCGGCCCGAGGAGTTCGGCGCGGAGCCCAACGGCGCGGCGGTGCTCTTCGTCCACGGCGCGGGCTACCTCCAGAACGTGCACCGCTGGTGGAGCAGCTACTTCCGCGAGTACATGTTCCACCACCTCCTCGCGCAGCGCGGCTACGTCGTCCTCGATCTCGACTTCCGCGCCTCGGCGGGCTACGGCCGCGACTGGCGCACGGCGATCTACCGCCACATGGGCGGGCGCGACCTCCAGGACTACGTCGATGCAAGCCGCTGGCTGGGCCTCCGCGAGGGCATCCCGTCCGAGCGCGTGGCGATCTACGGCGGCTCCTACGGCGGCTTCATCGCGCTGATGGCGCTCTTCACCGAGCCCGAGCACTTCGGCGGCGGCGCAGCGCTCCGCAGCGTCACCGACTGGGCGCACTACAACCACGTCTACACGTCGAACATCCTCAACACGCCCGCCGAGGACCCCGTCGCGTTCGCGCGCTCCAGCCCCATCGAGTTCGCCGACGGCCTCGAAGACCCGCTGCTGATGTGCCACGGCCTCATCGACGACAACGTGCAGCCGCAGGACATCTTCCGGCTCTCGCAACGCCTCATCGAGCTCGGCAAGGAGGACTGGGAGCTCGCGATCTACCCCGTCGAGCCACACGGCTTCACCGAGCCGACGAGCTGGACGGACGAGTACCGCCGCATCCTCAAGCTGATCGAGGAGAGCGTCGGGCCGGAGCGCGGTGCGGAGGGCGAGGCTGCGGATTAG